In Triticum aestivum cultivar Chinese Spring chromosome 5B, IWGSC CS RefSeq v2.1, whole genome shotgun sequence, the following proteins share a genomic window:
- the LOC123112552 gene encoding beta-ureidopropionase has protein sequence MESSNGKPPQGEEEGKAAGSIGGHESLHRLLESNLSPELFKEASRLLLGLNCAHPLDAVSLPGATTDLAKAHNFDVQAFRFNADKEHMRQPRIVRVGLIQNSIAIPTTCHFADQKKSIMEKVKPIIDAAGASGVNILCLQEAWTMPFAFCTREKRWCEFAEPVDGESTQFLQELAQKYNMVIVSPILERDINHGETIWNTVVVIGNNGNIIGIHRKNHIPRVGDFNESTYYMEGNTGHPVFETAYGKIAVNICYGRHHPLNWLAFGLNGAEIVFNPSATVGELSEPMWPIEARNAAIANSYFVGSINRVGTEVFPNPFTSGDGKPQHADFGHFYGSSHFSAPDASCTPSLSRYRDGLMISDMDLNLCRQIKDKWAFRMTARYDMYANLLSEYLKPDFKPQIIADPLINKRA, from the exons ATGGAGAGCTCCAACGGCAAGCCGCcgcagggagaggaagaggggaaggcgGCGGGGTCGATCGGAGGCCACGAGTCACTGCACAGGCTCCTCGAGTCCAACCTCTCCCCCGAGCTCTTCAAG GAGGCAAGCCGGTTGCTTTTGGGGCTGAATTGTGCACACCCTCTTGATGCTGTTTCCCTGCCCGGGGCCACCACTGATCTTGCCAAAGCGCATAATTTCGATGTGCAG GCATTCCGTTTCAACGCTGACAAAGAGCATATGAGGCAACCGCGGATTGTTCGAGTTGGCCTAATTCAGAACTCAATTGCTATTCCAACGACTTGTCATTTTGCTGATCAAAAGAAGTCTATCATGGAGAAAGTAAAACCCATCATAGATGCAGCTGGTGCTTCTGGTGTCAATATTTTGTGCTTACAG GAAGCCTGGACAATGCCATTTGCCTTCTGCACGCGTGAAAAACGATGGTGTGAGTTTGCTGAGCCTGTTGATGGAGAATCGACTCAGTTTCTTCAAGAGCTCGCACAGAAATATAATATGGTAATTGTCAGCCCTATCCTTGAAAGGGATATAAACCATGGAGAGACTATATGGAATACCGTTGTTGTAATTGGAAATAATGGCAACATAATTGGCATTCATCGAAAG AATCACATCCCAAGAGTTGGCGACTTCAATGAGAGCACATACTATATGGAAGGTAACACTGGGCATCCAGTGTTTGAAACAGCTTATGGCAAAATTGCTGTAAACATCTGCTACGGCAGGCATCATCCTCTGAATTGGCTTGCATTTGGCCTCAATGGAGCTGAAATAGTTTTCAACCCATCTGCAACTGTCGGTGAACTTAGTGAACCAATGTGGCCTATTGAG GCAAGGAATGCTGCAATTGCAAATAGCTACTTTGTCGGATCAATTAACCGGGTAGGCACAGAGGTATTCCCGAACCCATTCACTTCTGGTGATGGGAAACCTCAGCATGCCGACTTTGGTCATTTCTATGGATCCAGCCATTTCTCAGCGCCTGATGCTTCCTGCACCCCATCGCTATCGCGCTACCGAGATGGCTTGATGATATCTGACATGGACCTGAACTTATGCCGCCAGATCAAAGACAAGTGGGCCTTCCGCATGACTGCTCGGTATGACATGTATGCTAACTTGCTTTCAGAGTACTTGAAGCCAGATTTTAAGCCTCAGATCATCGCGGATCCCTTGATAAATAAGAGGGCTTAA